The DNA window cccgcCCTCCAGTACACTTGATCACTGAAGCTTCGAGCTGCGCGGCCGGGGCGTCCCTGCGCCTCTCTCCCCAAGACCTGCGCGCTCTTGCGGCTCGGACGGTCGCTCGCCTGGCTCTACTCCACTTGGCCGTCTCTGTGTGCAGTCGCAGAACTTCGAAGTGGGGTTTGCGCTGCGGCAGGGGCGTTtcgcttttgtttggttttgttgtttatttcatttcatttttttttttttcggagagaGGCGAGGCGGTGGTCCACACCCGCCCGGGGAGGAAGATGTCAAACGTGAGAGTGTCTAACGGGAGCCCGAGCCTGGAGCGGATGGACGCCAGACAAACCGAGCACCCCAAGCCTTCCGCCTGCAGAAACCTCTTCGGCCCGGTCAATCATGAAGAACTAACCCGGGACTTGGAGAAGCACTGCCGAGATATGGAAGAAGCGAGCCAGCGCAAGTGGAATTTCGACTTTCAGAATCATAAGCCCCTGGAGGGCAGATACGAGTGGCAGGAGGTGGAGAGGGGCAGCTTGCCCGAGTTCTACTACAGACCCCCGCGCCCCCCCAAGAGCGCCTGCAAGGTGCCGGCGCAGGAGAGCTTGGATGTCAGCGGGAGCCGCCAGGCGGTGCCTTCAATTGGGTCTCAGGCAAACTCTGAGGACCGGCATTTGGTGGACCAAATGCCTGACTCGTCAGACAGTCCGGCTGGGTTAGCGGAGCAGTGTCCAGGGATGAGGAAGCGACCTGCGGCAGAAGGTGATGATTCTTTGGAAAACttaaaatgtctgtctgtctccgtagCTCCTCTTTGCTAGACCCTGTTCGCTTGCTTTTTCCTGCGTGTTCTGCTTTAGTTCTGGGAGATCGAGCCTGTTTGATGCTTAGGTTTGAAATACCCCCAGCTGACTGCCTGGCCTGTTTATGATTTTGAAGTCAGAAGCCGGAGATAGTAAGATGTGATAACTTCCCCAGCCTAACGCGTCACAGTTCCTCCCCTCTAGCCAGCTGTAGATATGTGACAAAAGTTAGGATGTTTACCAACTGCCTCCTTCTTGGCtagggggagaaaaagagacGTGGGGCGTAGAATACTCCTTGTGTTAGTGGAAACAACCTCATTTTGTGTCCTTAGAGGCTACCGGGGATGACGGGTCCTGGGGTCGTGGGTGGAGGTAGTGGGTTGATCATCCCCTGACTCTTGGGCCAACTTCTGTCAGCCATTGTTCTCGATAATAAAgatggtttgtgtgtgttcttttaaaaatttccccTTGCCCCCCTCTTAGATTCTTCTTCGCAAAACAAAAGGGCCAacagaacagaagaaaatgtttcaGACGGTTCCCCGAATGCTGGCACTGTGGAGCAGACGCCCAAGAAGCCCGGCCTTCGACGCCAGACGTAAACAGCTCCGGTGGGTTAATGAGGAAGAGCACAAAACTGACACCCTAGCTGGGCTGCGctcccccggggggggggggctgcagaCCCCAGAACTGCTGGCAG is part of the Rattus norvegicus strain BN/NHsdMcwi chromosome 4, GRCr8, whole genome shotgun sequence genome and encodes:
- the Cdkn1b gene encoding cyclin-dependent kinase inhibitor 1B, which gives rise to MSNVRVSNGSPSLERMDARQTEHPKPSACRNLFGPVNHEELTRDLEKHCRDMEEASQRKWNFDFQNHKPLEGRYEWQEVERGSLPEFYYRPPRPPKSACKVPAQESLDVSGSRQAVPSIGSQANSEDRHLVDQMPDSSDSPAGLAEQCPGMRKRPAAEDSSSQNKRANRTEENVSDGSPNAGTVEQTPKKPGLRRQT